From the genome of Lotus japonicus ecotype B-129 chromosome 6, LjGifu_v1.2, one region includes:
- the LOC130722452 gene encoding signaling peptide TAXIMIN 1-like, which produces MCCCSEDCRCRPLGFLLGLPFAFLSLFISLVGVIIWIVGLILTCICPCCLCVTIIVEVALALIKAPISVMEWFISKIPC; this is translated from the exons ATGTGTTGCTGCTCCGAGGATTGTAGATGCAGGCCTCTTGGGTTTCTCTTAGGCCTGCCTTTTGCTTTCTTGTCTCTCTTCATCTCCCTTGTAGGTGTGATTATTTGGATTGTTGG GTTGATTTTGACATGCATATGTCCATGTTGCCTTTGCGTGACCATCATTGTTGAAGTTGCCCTGGCGCTGATCAAGGCTCCAATTTCGGTTATGGAGTGGTTCATCTCCAAGATTCCATGTTAG
- the LOC130726921 gene encoding pentatricopeptide repeat-containing protein At1g28690, mitochondrial, protein MNNGILRPFFSSRALFSPHQPFLQNHDFVPHSTLLSNTLQYYINSDTPSFGQTIHSHILKTGFVPNTNISIKLLVLYLKCNCLRYARQVFDDLRDKTLSAYNYMIGAYLKQGQVEESLGLVRRLLVSGEKLDGFTFSMILKASTSTSGRNVAPLGDLGRIVHVQILKADVDVEKDDVLCTALTDSYVKNGRIAYARTVFDVMSEKNVISSTSLISGYMNQGLFKDAECIFQKTVDKDIVVFNAMIEGYSKTSECATRSLEVYIDMQRLNFRPNISTFASIIGACSMVAAFEVGQQVQSQLMKTPFFGHIKLGSALIDMYSKCGRVVDSRRVFDHMHQKNVFSWTSMIDGYGKNGFPDEALELFQKMQIEYGVVPNFVTFLSALSACAHAGLVDKGLEIFQSMENEYKVKPRMEHYACVVDLLGRAGRLNQAWEFVMRMPERPNSDVWAALLSSCRLHGNTEMAKLAASELFKLNANGRPGAYVALSNTLAAAEKWDSVSELREVMKERGISKDTACSWVGADSVY, encoded by the coding sequence TCCTTCGGCCAAACGATCCATTCCCACATTCTCAAAACTGGCTTTGTTCCCAACACTAATATTTCTATCAAACTACTTGTATTGTACCTTAAATGTAATTGTTTAAGATATGCACGCCAGGTGTTTGATGATTTGCGGGACAAAACTTTATCAGCTTATAATTATATGATTGGTGCCTATCTCAAACAAGGACAAGTTGAAGAGTCACTTGGTTTGGTTCGTAGGCTTTTAGTGTCTGGGGAAAAGCTTGATGGGTTTACTTTTTCAATGATTTTAAAGGCGTCTACGTCTACTTCAGGACGTAATGTTGCGCCCCTTGGTGACCTTGGAAGAATAGTGCACGTGCAGATTCTGAAAGCTGATGTTGATGTTGAGAAAGATGATGTTCTTTGTACAGCGCTTACTGACTCTTATGTTAAGAATGGTAGGATTGCTTATGCGAGGACTGTGTTTGATGTAATGTCGGAGAAAAATGTCATATCTTCGACATCTCTCATCTCGGGTTACATGAATCAAGGCCTTTTCAAAGATGCAGAATGTATATTTCAGAAAACAGTGGACAAGGATATAGTGGTGTTTAATGCTATGATTGAAGGCTACAGCAAGACATCCGAATGTGCTACGAGATCCCTTGAAGTTTACATTGACATGCAACGGTTGAACTTTAGGCCGAACATTTCTACATTTGCTAGCATAATTGGTGCTTGTTCCATGGTTGCTGCATTTGAAGTTGGGCAACAAGTACAGAGTCAGCTTATGAAGACACCATTTTTTGGGCATATAAAATTAGGAAGTGCCCTTATAGACATGTATTCCAAATGTGGAAGAGTTGTAGATTCTCGAAGAGTTTTTGACCACATGCATCAGAAGAATGTTTTTTCATGGACATCTATGATTGATGGATATGGGAAGAATGGATTCCCTGATGAAGCACTTGAACTATTTCAAAAGATGCAGATAGAGTATGGCGTTGTACCCAATTTTGTGACATTCCTCAGTGCTCTCTCAGCTTGTGCACATGCTGGACTTGTGGATAAGGGTTTGGAGATCTTTCAGAGCATGGAGAATGAATACAAGGTTAAGCCAAGGATGGAGCATTATGCTTGCGTGGTTGATCTGTTAGGACGAGCAGGAAGGCTGAATCAGGCTTGGGAGTTTGTCATGAGGATGCCGGAGAGACCCAATTCAGATGTGTGGGCTGCTTTACTTAGTTCTTGCAGACTACATGGGAATACAGAGATGGCGAAATTAGCTGCAAGTGAGCTTTTTAAGCTGAATGCTAATGGACGACCTGGGGCATATGTTGCACTGTCTAATACTTTGGCAGCTGCTGAGAAATGGGATAGTGTTAGTGAGCTTAGAGAAGTAATGAAGGAGAGGGGAATATCCAAGGATACTGCCTGCAGTTGGGTTGGAGCTGATAGTGTTTATTAG